The segment CACGGCCACGACGATGAGGAGACGGCGATCGGCAAGCCAGGCGTGGCTGCACGGGTCAACCGCACCATCACCATCGAAATGAACGACAGCATGCGCTATACGCCCGCAGACGTTCAGGTCAAGCAAGGCGAAACCGTCCGGTTCGTGGTCAAGAACGTCGGCAAGGTCAAGCACGAACTCAGTCTTGGAACGCAGCAGGAACTGATGGAGCATCTGGAGCAGATGAAGAAGTTTCCCGATATGGAGCACGACGAGCCCAGCAAGGTCACGCTGGCTCCGGGGAAGCAGGGCGAGATCATCTGGCAGTTCACCAAGGCTGGCACCGTGAATTTCGCCTGTCTGATGCCTGGCCACTATGAAGCAGGGATGAAAGGTGCGGTCAAGGTCGCCAGGAAATGAAACCCATCCGAAGGCACGGTCTGCACGATCTGCACCAGGTCGTGCTGGCCACCAAGAAGGGTCGCAACAGGTTCTCAGCAATATCCCGCGAGGAAATCATGAAAAACATCAAACATATTCTTGCCATTTCGTCTCTCGCATTGGGCATAGCCTTGCCTATGAGCAGCATCGCGCAAACCATGATGATGGACCAGAGCAAGATGGGTATGTCGCAATCCGCGTCCATGACCGATGGGGAGGTCCGCAAGGTCGATCGTGAGACTGGCAAGATCACCATCAAGCACGGCGATATCAAACATCTGGACATGCCAGGCATGACCATGGTCTTCACGGCAAAGGACAAGGGATTGCTGACAAACTTGAAGCCTGGCGATAAGGTCAAGTTCATGGTCGTCAACGAAGGCGGCAAGATGGTTATCACCGATCTCCAGCCAGTCGAGTGACGCTCCCACGATTCACTGCATCTTCAGTAACGGGAGAATCTCGATGTACTTTGGTGATGGTTACTACATGGTCGGCATGCATGCTTTCTGGTGGATCTTCTGGGTGATCATCATCATCGCGCTATTGTTCGGTCCTTGGCCTCCTAGCCGTGGTCGAGATGACGGCCTGCGGGAGACACCGCATCAGGTCTTGCGACGCCGACTGGCCAAGGGCGAGATCAAGCCGGAAGAGTACGAACAACTCAAGCAGTTGCTCGGCAAGGACGAATAGCGAAAAATTCGTCGCGACAAGGAATGGACATGAAGCTGACGTTTCTCGGCGCTGCAGGCACAGTAACAGGCTCCAAATACCTGCTGGAGCATGCCGGACGTCAGATCCTGGTCGATTGCGGGCTCTTCCAAGGCTACAAGCATTTGCGGGAGATGAACTGGGAGCCTTTCCCAGTGGATGTCTCGCGCCTGGACTGTGTCATCCTGACCCATGCGCATCTGGATCACTCCGGTGCCCTGCCTCTGCTGCTTCGGAACGGGTATCGCGGCCCCATCTACACCACGCCAGGAACCATCGACCTTTGTCACCTGCTCCTGCCTGATAGTGCGAGGCTGCAGGAGGAAGAAGCCGAATATCTGAATCGCCACCAGGCCAGCAAGCATAAGCCGGCTCTTCCTCTCTACACAGAACAGGATGCGCGACATGTTTTGCGCTATATGCAGGCTGTGCCATTTAATGAAACCATAGAAATGGTGCCTGACATGCAGCTTTCACTGCGGCCAGCGGGTCATATTATTGGTGCGGCCAACGCAGAAATTCAGGCGGGCGGCTTGACCATCGTCTTTTCAGGAGATGTTGGACGCGATGACGATCCGATCATGCGGCCGCCGACACCGCTTGGGACGGCGGACTACCTAGTCATCGAGTCCACCTATGGCGATCGGCTGCACCAGCCGGAGGACAACGAGGCGCTTCTGGCCGAGATCATCCAGAGAACGGCGGGTCGCGGTGGCAGCGTTGTGGTACCGGCCTTCGCGGTGGGGCGCGCGCAGACCCTGCTGTTTCTGCTCTCGCGCCTCAAGGCACGACACGCGATACCGGATCTGCCCGTGTTCCTAGACAGTCCGATGGCCATCGACATGACCGAGATCTACCACCGGCACCGGAAGGAGCACCGACTGAGCCCGGAAGAGTGCAAAGGTCTGTGCCGGGTTGCCACCATGGTCCGGACCTCTGACGAATCACGCGCCCTGAACAACGTTCGCTACCCCGCCGTCATCATCTCGGCCAGCGGCATGGCCACCGGAGGTCGGGTGCTGCACCATCTCAAGAGAATGGCACCGGACCGGCGCAACACCATCGTCCTGGTGGGCTATCAGGCCGGGGGGACTCGTGGTGCACGTCTAGCCGCCGGGGAGAAGTCTATCCGGATCTTTGGCGAGGATGTAGCTGTCAATGCCGAAGTCGCGATGCTGCGCGGCATGTCCGCACACGCCGATGCCGGACAGCTCATGCGCTGGATGGCCGCTATGCCCCACGCGCCCAGGAAGGTCTTCCTGACTCATGGCGAGCCAGGACCGGCCGACATTTTGCGACAGCGTGTGGACAGAGAACTCGGCTGGACGGCTGGCGTGCCCCGCTTAGGCCAGACCGTGGAGCTGGTGCCATGAGTCACCTCCACGCTCTTGAAGATCACGAGACGCATGCTGCGCTTCGGTACCGGCTGTTGGGAATCGACACGCAGCAGGAGTATGTGATCTACATGCGGCGAGACTGTCATGTGTGTCGGGCTGAGGGTTTTCAATCGCAAACCCGGGTACGCGTGGACCTGGGGGATCGCCATATCATCGCCACCCTCAACGTGATCGATTCCGACTTGCTGTTGCCAGGCGAAGTTGGCCTTTCGCGTGGTGCAGCCCAGACGTTGGCTGCAGACGAGCAAAGCCAACTCCAAGTCTCCCACGCGCCGACGCTGGAGTCCTACAGTGCGCTGCGGTCCAAGATATACGGGCACCGGCTCGATGCGTCGGCATACCGCAGCATCATCACGGATGTATCTGCGGGTCACTATTCCGATATGCATCTGGCGGCATTTCTCAGTGCCTGCGCCGGTGGCCGCATGGATCTGCAGGAAGTCATCGACCTGACTCTAGCCATGGTGGAGGCAGGAACGCGGATCGATTGGGGGCGAACCCCGATCGCGGACAAGCATTGTGTTGGTGGTCTGCCCGGCAACAGGACGACACCGATCGTCGTGGCCATCGTCGCCGCGGCCGGTCTAACCATGCCCAAGACCTCCTCGCGCGCCATCACGTCCCCGGCTGGAACAGCGGACGTGATGGAGACGATGACAAACGTGACACTGGATCTGGGGGCCATGCGACGGGTCGTTGAGCGAGAGGGAGGTTGTCTTGCCTGGGGTGGCGCGTTGTCGCTGAGCCCTGCCGACGATCTACTGATTCGTGTTGAGCGGCCCTTGGACCTGGACAGTGATGCCCAGCTGGTGGCCTCTGTGCTGTCCAAGAAAATCGCTGCGGGGGCGACACATGTCGTGTTGGATATCCCGGTTGGCCCCACCGCAAAAGTTCGTAGCGAGGAGGACGCACGCCGACTGACCACCATGCTTCAGCAGGTCGGCGACGCCTGTGGCCTGAATTTGCACATACGCCATACCCGGGGAGGCCAGCCGGTAGGTCAAGGTGTCGGCCCAGCGCTCGAAGCTCACGACGTGATGGGCGTACTCCGTGGGGCCGCGCATGCACCCGTCGATCTCCGGATGCGTGCGCTCAACTTGGCGGGCGACCTGCTGGAGTTCTGTGGCAAAGCGACTCCAGGAACGGGGAACTCGCTCGCATGGCGGCTGCTTGACTCTGGTATGGCGTGGCAGAAATTCCAAGGTATTTGCGAAGCGCAAGGAGGTTTGCATGAGCCACCCGTCGCCAGAATCAAAGACCCCGTCATCGCAGCATCTTCGGGACACATTTCTCACATTGATAACAGACGTCTGTCACGCCTGGCGAAGCTGCTGGGAGCACCAACAACTCCAACCGCCGGCTTGGCCATGCATGTTGAGCTCGGGGACTCTGTGCAGCAGGGCACGCCCTTGTTCACCCTGCACGCGGAATCTACTGGGGAGTTGTCTTACGCAAAGGAATATCTAAAGTCCCACCCCTTTTTGACCATCTCGGGGGAGGCCGAGAGGTAAGGCGTTTCCCGTTCGCAATTGGTTTTTCACTTCTAGGAGGTTGGTATGAAAGCAGTACGTTCCCTGATCGCTGTGTCCTTGATCACGTGTCTTTCAACGTTGAGCCTGGCCGCTCAACCTGACCCGCAAGATCACGAGGCCCATCACCCCGCCGGCGCTGCGTCAGCGCCGAAATCCAAGACCCCCGCGGCAAAACCGCCAGCGACAAAAGCCTCTGCGCCGAAGCCTTCAGCGGCCGTGAAGCAGAACATTGAGCGGATGGACCAGCAAATGATGATGATGGGCGAAATGCATCAGAAAATGATGAGCGCCCAATCCGCAGGTGAGCGTGGTGCACTCATGGGTGAGCACATGAAAATGATGCAGGACGGCATGTCCATGATGAACATGATGAAAGGCTCCGGCATGGCCGGCGCAGGTATGGGTGGGGGTGGCATGAGTGGCCCGGGGATGGGTGGCGCGCAAGACAGCAAGAGCATGCCTGGCAACATGGAAGACCGTCAGCAAATGATGGAGAAACGCATGGACATGATGCAGATGATGATGCAGATGATGATGGACATCCAGCCGGCACCAGCCGGAAAGTAATCGGGGGGCGCCATGAATCACGAACATCACCAACATGAACCTGCCCCGTCATTCTGGGGGTCACGTTATTCGGTCGGCTTGCTCGTGATCGGGGCCGTTGCCGGTTACTTTCTGTTGAAAGAGCATCTGGTACACGTAGCCACTGCGCTCCCATACTTGTTTATTCTCGCCTGCCCCATCATGCATTTTTTCATGCATCGCGGGCATGGTCATAAGCACGGACCCAGCCGACAGGACAACCTGGGACCTGGTTCCGGCGACAAGGGAGATGCACCATGACTCACGCCGAACCTGCTTATGGACTTTGGCTGCTGGTGGCTTTGAACTCGGCCGTCTTCATCATGTTCGCGTTCAGCTTCTTCAAGCCCGCAACTGCTCGCGACTGGAGGACCTTCGGCGCCTTCTCCGCGTTCATCGTCGCCTTATTCGTCGAAATGTACGGATTCCCACTGACGATTTACCTGCTGTCAGGATGGCTGCAGACGAAGTTTCCGAATCTGGACATCATGTCCCATGATACTGGCCACCTATGGGCCACTCTGCTCGGAGAGAAGGGGGATCCGCATTTTGGTGTCCTGCATATCGCCAGCTATATCTTTCTGGGCTACGGCTTCTATCTGCTGTCTACAGCCTGGAATGTTCTCTACCATGCGCAACGCAGGCATACACTGGCAATGACAGGTCCATATGCGCGGATCCGTCACCCACAATATGTGTCGTTTGTCCTGATCCTCCTGGGCTTTCTGCTGCAGTGGCCCACACTCCTGACATTGCTCATGTTTCCGATCCTGTTGATGATGTACGGCCGGCTCGCTATCACGGAGGAGACGGAAATGCGGACGCAGTTCGGGGAGGAATTCGATCGCTACGCACTAAAAACGCCCAGGTTCTTTCCCCGGTGGCGTTAGTAATCGCTATATGCAACAGCGCCAGCGGACGTTGCATCGACAATGCGATGATCATCATTGATGCGATTGATCAATAGCCACGACGAAGCTTGAACCATGTGCTTTTCGATGACTGCCAGTCTTGCCGCCGGAGGATTTCTGCTCGGCGTTGGCACGATGACCGTGAAGGCGGCACGACGTTCGTCTGAGGTTCCTTTTGCTGCAATACCACTGCTCTTTTCCATTCAGCAACTGAGCGAGGGTGTCGTCTGGTGGACCTTTGCACACGATGCGCCGGGTCTCAATGTCGTCATGACCCAGTTCTACTCGTTTTTCTCGCACGTACTCTGGCCGGCCTATGTGCCTCTGGCCGTACTCTTGCTGGAGCCTCCAGGTGGGCGGAGCAGACTGCTGAAATTGACCGCCATTGCTGGGATGGGGGTCGGCTTGTATCTGCTGTATTTGATGTTCGAGTATCCGATCACATCCCGGGCGACGGGGGGCACATTGAATATGTGTCACCCCATTTTTTTGCTGTAGTGACGATGACGGGGTACCTTCTCGCAGCCACCGTAAGCCCACTGCTGTCGAATGAGATCATGGTCAGGATCTTTGGGGCTCTCGCCTTGATCTCATTTATGCTGGCCTATCTGATCTTTGCGAGATGGTTCATCTCCGTTTGGTGTTTCTTCGCGGCAATTTTGAGCGTGATCGTTGCGCTTAGGTTCTTTGGGCGAAAAAATCCTCCCCCACTTGTTTGATAGATCAATCAGCAACATATATCGTCCATTTACAGCCGGCCTTCGGTGGCTGGCCGCTGCTGGGTGCGTTGCTCGGGCTATCCCTGCTGTTGACATCGTCCTATGCAACCAAGCTGTCGGGTAACTTGAGCGCTACTACGGCGGCGGCGATGCTGCTGCTGACATTGGTGCCCGGCGTCAACAAGATTGCGGTGAGCCTGGAGAAACGCCAGGCTACCGTGAGCTTCGACGATGCCAAGACCCTTGTCGAGACACTGACCTGGGCCACTCAGGAGGCGGGTTATCCGTCTCAACCGCTAGGGAATGCACAATGACCGCCGTCGTACCAGATTCGATGCTGACCTGTCCGGTCTGTGGCCATAGCAAGCGGGAGATCATGCCTACAGATGCTTGCCAGTGGTTCTACGAGTGCGAGCAGTGCCACACCGTGCTCCGCCCCAAGCCAGGAGACTGTTGCGTCTACTGCTCATATGGCAGCATGCCTTGTCCACCGATTCAGAAGAGCGGAAAGGGCGGCGGGTGTAGCCATTGAGCTTGCCGGCACAAGTTCCTTTTGAGCGGTATGCTGCTATCGTTCGGTCCGAACGAGGGGGCAATTTATACGATCGCACCGGGCCAGTCCTGCGTTTGATCGTCATCAGAATCTGCCAGCGACCCCATTCATACCCATCATGGAAACGAAATCTCTTGCTCTTGCCGACATCCTGAGGGCGCTACGAGAAGACATTCAGGCTGAAAACACCTTGATCGCCAGCCGAGTGACTTGGTACGTGACCTCGCAGTCGTTTCTGCTGACGGCGTATGCAGCTTCCTGGAGTACCGGTTTTCTCTGGCAGTCATTTTTTCATCACGTGATGCCGATTGCGGCCATCGTTCTCTCGGTGGTGATCCTGGCGTCCATTTATGCGGCAACCTGGGCACAGGATGTGTATTTGAGGGAGCAGGAGGCGCTGGTTTTCAGGATCAACGCCGAGTTTCAACTTTCGGATGCCGAAAAGATGGCGCTTCAGGTTTATGAGCGAACCATGGTTGTCAATCGGGCCAATGGGGCCGGCAAGATCGTCGGCGGACGTATCCACGCCCTCGTTCGGATCACGCCGCTCGTGCTTCCAGTGGGATTCTCGGCTTTGTGGCTCTATGCGCTGATCTTTGCGCCGGCCGCATCGTCATGACAGCGTTTGATAGGGATCAAACATAAAGTAGTCGGCGTTCGCACGCCTTATGGATTACAAGAATGTAATCAATTTGTCAGGAATTTGTCGGTCCCAGGCTCCGATACTGCCAGTCAGCATTCGGTCGCATCCCGATCGACCGAATGCTGACTCTGGAAGCACCGATAGTCATGAAAACAAGTTACCGGACTCTACTTTGCGCCTCCATCGCTTGGTTGTCGCTGATTTTTCCCGCGGTGGCCCAGGAGTCGGACCTCGGCGCGTCACTCAGCGGTCTCCTTGACTACGCGCGTAAGGGCAATCCTGAATACGCTGCGATGCGCGCCGAGTTGGACGCATCGACCCAGCGCGTAGAGTCTGCGGGGGCCTTGCCTGACCCGCGTTTCCGCGCCGAACTTCGGGACGTGACCCGCCAGGGGGACCAATCCCCCCTGCTTCTTCCAGGCCAGGTCGGCAGCACGCGATATCTCCTGATGCAGGAGTTCCCCTGGTATGGCAAGCGGGACCTGAAGCGAAACATTGCCGAGCAGGATGTCGAAGCAGCTAGGGGGCGCAGCCAGGGAATCTGGATCGAGATTTCAAGTCGCATCAAAGTTGCCTATGCACGACTCTACCTGCTGTATCGCAGCGAAAGAATTGCGCGCGAGATCATCGACTTGATGACCCGTCTTGAGAGCGTGACGCAGGCCCGCTACGCCGGCGGCCTGGCGGCCCAGCAGGACGTAATCCGGGCCCAGCTCGAACAATCTGCCTTGCGCAATGAATTGATCGCGCTGGACGCTGAACGTCGTCAGCTACAGGCACGTCTGAATGGCTTGCTGGCCCGGCCCGCCGGAGCGTCCCTGGCAGAACCGGTGGCACTGCGGCCAGTACCGTCGCATGAACAGTTGAACCTGACAGGGCTGGAGGAGCGTGCGATAACGCGCAATCCGCAACTCAGTAGCGAGGAATCCCGCATCAGGTCTGCCCAGTTGAGCCGGGATCTCGTGCTGAAGAACCGCTACCCCGACATCACGCTGGGGGTGTCTCCCATTCAGTACCAAGGAACCGTGAAGGAATGGGAACTGATGATCGAAATGAATATACCTCTGCAGCAGTCGTCCCGTCGGGCTCAGGAGAGGGAATCCGAAGCCCTGCTGCAGGCAGCCCAGGCGCGCAAGGAGTCTGCGACTCGGCAACTGCTGTCCGAACTTTCGGAGAACGTGGATGCGATCGATGCCGCCCGTCGTACGGAGAATCTCGTAGCGACCCAATTACTTCCCCAGTCGGAATTCACCTATCAGGCGGCCTTGGTAGGGTATGAGAACGGCAAGGTGGACTTTGCGACGCTGCTGGATGCCCAGCGGCAGATCCGCAAGGCCAGACAGAGTCAGCTGGAGTCCCAGGTAGAGGCGCAATTCCGGCTGGCTGAAATCGAACGAATCATCGGAGAAGATCTATGAATGTCCGGTCCAAATGGCTGATCGCCGGTCTGGGCGTCAGTTTGGTGGTCCTCATTGCGCTCGAAGTTCGCTATGGTTTCCTGTACCGAGGCCACGAACTGCAAGCGGCTGCCACAGAGAGCGGGGCGGAATCGCCGAATGCCGAAACGCCCAAGCCTGCACGCAAGCTTCTTTTCTATCGCAATCCCATGGGCTTGCCCGATACCTCTCCCGTGCCGAAGAAGGATCCCATGGGCATGGACTACATCGCCGTTTATGAGGGCGAGGATCAGGAAGAAAGTTCGGGTCGGACGGGCCTGATCAGGATCAGCACGGAAAAGATCCAGAAGTTGGGGGTTCGGACCGAAGCGGCGCGCGTCCAAAAACTGGAACGCACAGTGAGTGCGGCGGGACGGGTCGAACCCGACGAGCGCCGGATCTACACCATCTCGCCGAAGTTCGAGGGTTATGTGGAGCGCCTGCATGTGAACGTGACCGGTCAGACGGTGGCCAAGGGTCAGGTGCTCTTTGAGGTCTACAGCCCGGAACTGATCTCCGCGCAGCGCGAGTACCAGATCGCTTTGCAGGGCTTGCAGTCGACGCAAGGATCTGCGGATCAGGTTCAGTCGGGAATGCGTCGTTTGGCCGACTCCAGTCTGCAGCGTCTGCGCAATTGGGATATCTCGGAAGAGCAGATCTCCGGCCTGACGCTGTCGGGGGAAGTCCGACGCACGCTGGCATTCCGTTCCCCGGTCCAGGGCCTGGTGACAGAGAAAAGAGCCGTGCAAGGCATGCGCTTCATGCCGGGCGAAGCGCTGTACCAAGTCACTGACCTCGGCGCTGTCTGGGTAGTGGCCGATGTGTTCGAACAGGATATCGGTCTCGTGAAGACCGGTGCCAAGGTCAAGGTGGCGATCAATGCTTATCCTGACAAGGCGTTTTCGGGCATCGTCACCTATGTCTACCCCACGCTCAATCCCGAGACGCGGACGATTCCCGTGCGCATTGAGCTGTCCAACCCCGGCATGCTGCTCAAGCCAGCCATGTTTGCGCAGATCGAACTATCGGTCGGAACACGCACACAGACAGTGACGGTGCCCAATTCGGCGGTTATCGACAGCGGTACGCGGCAGCTCGTGCTCGTCCAGGTCGGGGAGGGGCGCTTCGAGCCGAGGGAGGTCCGCCTAGGCCGGCGCGCCAGCAATGAGGTGGAAGTCCTGGAAGGCGTGCGCAACGGCGAGATCGTCGTTGTATCTGCCAACTTCCTGATTGATGCCGAGAGCAATCTCAAGGCAGCCGTCAGCGGCTTTGGTCACGCGGGTCATGGCTCCAGTGCAGATGCCGGGCAGAAGCCATCGAGCGAGACGCCGAAAGCGGCAACGACAGGTCATCGGGCGGAGGGTGCGATCGAAAGTATCGATTTTAAGAACGGCACGGTCGAAATCAGCCATGGTCCGGTACCCAGCCTCAAATGGCCAGCCATGTCGATGGAGTTCGCTGTCGCCAATGGCGGCCTGCTGCAGGGTTACAAACTTGGCGACATGGTGGCGTTCGAGTTTGTCGAGCGCAAGCCCGGTGAGTGGGTGGTGACGGCAATGCGCCGTGCCGCACCAACGCATGATGCCGCTGCACACAAGAGTCGCTAACGGGAAGAAAAATGCTCGCCAGAATCATCGATTGGTCGGGGCGCAACCGCTTCCTGATCCTTCTTGCCACCCTGTTCGTTGTCGCGGCCGGCATCTATGCCGTGATCCGCACACCGCTGGATGCCCTGCCTGACCTGTCCGACGTCCAGGTCATCGTCTACACCGAGTATCCAGGACAGGCACCGCAGGTGGTCGAGGACCAGGTTACCTACCCGTTGACAACAGCCATGTTGTCGGTGCCCCGATCCAAGGTGGTGCGGGGATTCTCCTTCTTCGGTGCCTCTTTCGTTTACATCATTTTTGAGGACGGCACCGACATCTACTGGGCACGCTCGCGCGTGCTGGAGTACCTCAACTTCGCCGCCGGACGTATGCCCAAGGGCGTGACCCCGCAGATCGGGCCCGACGCGACCGGCGTGGGGTGGGTGTATCAATACGCCTTGCTGGCGAAAGACCGTAGCTTGGCCGAGTTGCGCAGCCTGCAGGATTGGTATCTTCGTTATCAGCTGACCAAGGCACACGGGGTCTCTGAAGTTGCCTCCATCGGAGGCTTCGTCCAGACCTATCAGGTCACGGTCGACCCGGTAAAGCTCCGCGCCTACGGCATACCCCTGAGCCGGATTTCCCAGGTGATCCGCGATTCCAATCGGGACGTGGGCGGACGGGTCATTGAGATGGCCGAGACCGAGTACATGGTGCGCGGCAAGGGCTATTTGCGCGGCGTGTCGGATATCGAAACCCTGGCGCTGCGCAGCGAGAAGGGGACACCGGTGCTGGTGCGCGACGTCGCACGGGTGGAACTGGTACCCGACGAGCGCCGCGGCCTGACCGAACTCAACGGCGAAGGCGAGGTGGTTTCCGGCATCGCCATGGCGCGTTATGGTCAGAACGCCCTGGAGGTTATTCACAATCTGAAGGAAAAAGTCGCCGAGGTCTCCTCGGGCCTGCCCGAGGGGGTCACCATTGAGGCTGTTTATGACCGTTCCGACCTGATCCACCGGGCGATTGACACGCTGAAGCGGACCTTGCTCGAGGAATCCCTCATCGTTGCGCTGGTCTGCGTGGTGTTTCTGCTCCACGTCCGGTCCGCCCTGGTTGCCATTCTGATGCTGCCCGTCGGCGTCCTGATTGCTTTCATCGCCATGCGCCTGCTGGGCATGAATTCGAACCTGATGAGTCTGGGGGGGATTGCGATTGCCATCGGCGCCATGGTCGATGCCGCCATCGTGATGATCGAGAACGCGCACAAGCACCTGGAGCGCCTGCCGTCCGAGCATACGGCGGCCCAGCGTGCCGATGCGATGGTGGTCGCCTGCAAGGAGGTTGGGCCGGCTTTGTTCTTCTCGCTGCTCATCATCACGGTCTCGTTCCTGCCGGTCTTCACGCTGGAATCGCAGGAAGGGCGGTTGTTCTCGCCCTTGGCTTACACCAAGACTTTCGCCATGGCCGGAGCGGCCATGCTCTCGGTGACACTGGTTCCGGTCCTGATGCTGTTCTTCATCCGCGGCAAGATCATGCCGGAGGCCAAGAATCCGGTGAACCGTTTCCTGATCTGGTTGTACCGCCCCATCATTGCCTGGGTGATGATCTGGAAAAAGACGACCATTGGCCTTGCGCTGCTGGCGCTGGGTATCACCCTTTATCCGGCGTCCAGGCTTGGATCCGAATTCATGCCGACGCTCAACGAGGGAACGCTTTTGTACATGCCGTCTTCGTTGCCTGGCATGTCCATCACCAAGGCTGCCGAACTGCTGCAGACCCAGAACAAGATCATCAAGAGCTTCCCGGAGGTAACCTCCGTATACGGCAAGGCTGGCCGTGCCAACACGGCAACCGATCCGGCCCCAACCGAGATGTTCGAGACGGTCATCAACCTCAAACCGACCTCAGAGTGGCGGGACGGCATGACGACGGACAAGCTGATCGCAGAGATGGACAAGGCGCTGCAGTTCCCTGGTGTTTCCAATGCCTGGACCATGCCGATCAAGGCGCGTATCGACATGCTCTCGACCGGCATACGCACGCCGATAGGTATCAAGGTGTTCGGCAAGGACCTGGCCGAGATGG is part of the Rhodoferax sp. BAB1 genome and harbors:
- a CDS encoding efflux RND transporter permease subunit, which encodes MLARIIDWSGRNRFLILLATLFVVAAGIYAVIRTPLDALPDLSDVQVIVYTEYPGQAPQVVEDQVTYPLTTAMLSVPRSKVVRGFSFFGASFVYIIFEDGTDIYWARSRVLEYLNFAAGRMPKGVTPQIGPDATGVGWVYQYALLAKDRSLAELRSLQDWYLRYQLTKAHGVSEVASIGGFVQTYQVTVDPVKLRAYGIPLSRISQVIRDSNRDVGGRVIEMAETEYMVRGKGYLRGVSDIETLALRSEKGTPVLVRDVARVELVPDERRGLTELNGEGEVVSGIAMARYGQNALEVIHNLKEKVAEVSSGLPEGVTIEAVYDRSDLIHRAIDTLKRTLLEESLIVALVCVVFLLHVRSALVAILMLPVGVLIAFIAMRLLGMNSNLMSLGGIAIAIGAMVDAAIVMIENAHKHLERLPSEHTAAQRADAMVVACKEVGPALFFSLLIITVSFLPVFTLESQEGRLFSPLAYTKTFAMAGAAMLSVTLVPVLMLFFIRGKIMPEAKNPVNRFLIWLYRPIIAWVMIWKKTTIGLALLALGITLYPASRLGSEFMPTLNEGTLLYMPSSLPGMSITKAAELLQTQNKIIKSFPEVTSVYGKAGRANTATDPAPTEMFETVINLKPTSEWRDGMTTDKLIAEMDKALQFPGVSNAWTMPIKARIDMLSTGIRTPIGIKVFGKDLAEMERLAKEIEAVVKTVPGTSSAFAERITGGYYLNIEPDRPQLARYGLNVGELQEVIGTALGGEMVTTTVEGRERFGVTVRYPRELRNDPQQIATQVLVPTPGGAMVPLGQVATLSIAKGAPGIRTENALLSAYIYVDIRDRDIGGYVADAKKAVAERVKFPPGYYATWSGQFESMERAIQKMKVVIPVTLALIFLLLYLNFRRLTETLIVMLSVPFALVGGIWLMWLLDYNLSVAVAVGFIALAGVAAETGVVMLIYLDHAWEEVKARCQAEGKTPGAADLYAAVMDGAVERVRPKMMTVVAIMAGLLPIMWGSGTGSEVMSRIAAPMVGGMISSTVLTLAVIPAIYALVKQWQLRHEMDGVFPLGVKPN